The following coding sequences lie in one Papio anubis isolate 15944 unplaced genomic scaffold, Panubis1.0 scaffold55, whole genome shotgun sequence genomic window:
- the LOC116273323 gene encoding protein unc-13 homolog C-like, which yields MVANFFKSLILPYIHKLCKGMFTKKLGNTNKKKEYRQQRKDQDFPTAGQTKSPKFSYTFKSTVKKIAKCSSTHNLSTKEDEASKEFSLSPTFSYRVAIANGLQKNTKVTNSDHEDLLQELSSIESSYSESLNELRSSTENQAQSTHTMPVRRNRKSSSSLAPSEGSSDGERTLHSLKLGALRKLRKWKKSQECVSSDSELSTMKKSWGIRSKSLDRTIRNPKTNALEPGFSSSGCISQTHDVMEMIFKELQGISQIETELSELRGHVNALKHSIDEISSSVEVVQSEIEQLRTGFVQSRRETRDIHDYIKHLGHMGSKASLRFLNVPEDRFEYVESVVYQILIDKMGFSDAPNAIKIEFAQRIGHQRDCPNAKPRPILVYFETPQQRDSVLKKSYKLKGTGIGISTDILTHDIRERKEKGIPSSQTYESMDMKLSTPEPKIKNNWQSPDDSDEDLESDLNRNSYAVLSKSELPTKGSTSKPSSKSHSARSKNKTANSSRISNKSDYDKISSQLPESDILEKQTTTHYADATPLWHSQSDFFTAKLSRSESDFSKLCQSYSEDFSENQFFTRTNGSSLLSSSDRELWQRKQEGTATLYDSPKDQHLNGSVQGIQGQTEIENTETVDSGMSNGMVCASGDRSHYSDSQLSLHEDLSPWKEWNQVEQGADLGLDSSTQEGFDYETNSLSEQQLGVYNKDLEYLGKCHSDLQDDSESYDLTQDDNSSPCPGLDNEPQGQWVGQYDSYQGANSNELYQNQNQLSMMYGSQSELQSDDSEDAPPKSWHSRLSIDLSDKTFSFPKFGSTLQRAKSALEVVWNKSTQSLSGYEDSGSSLMGRFRTLSQSTANESSTTLDSDVYTEPYYYKAEDEEDYTEPVADNETDYVEVMEQVLAKLENRTSITETDEQMQEYDHLLYETPYETPQDEGYDGPADNMVSEEGLEPLNETSAEMEIREDENQNIPEQPVEITKPKRIRPSFKEAALRAYKKQMAELEERILAGGIHV from the coding sequence ATGGTGGCTAATTTTTTCAAGAGCTTGATTTTACCTTACATTCATAAGCTTTGCAAAGGAATGTTTACAAAGAAATtgggaaatacaaacaaaaaaaaagagtatcgtCAGCAGAGAAAGGATCAAGACTTTCCTACTGCTGGCCAGACCAAATCCCCCAAATTTTCTTATACCTTTAAAAGCACTGTAAAGAAGATTGCAAAGTGTTCATCTACTCACAACTTATCCACCAAGGAAGACGAGGCTAGTAAAGAGTTTTCCCTCTCGCCAACATTCAGTTACCGAGTAGCTATTGCCAATGGCCTACAAAAGAATACTAAAGTAACCAACAGTGACCATGAGGATCTGCTTCAAGAGCTGTCTTCAATTGAGAGTTCCTACTCAGAATCGTTAAATGAACTAAGGAGTAGCACAGAAAACCAGGCACAATCAACACACACAATGCCAGTTAGACGCAACAGAAAGAGTTCGAGCAGCCTTGCACCCTCTGAGGGCAGCTCTGACGGGGAGCGTACTCTACATAGCTTAAAACTGGGGGCTTTACGAAaactgagaaaatggaaaaagagtcAAGAGTGTGTCTCCTCAGACTCCGAGTTAAGCACCATGAAAAAATCCTGGGGAATAAGAAGCAAGTCTTTGGACAGAACTATCCGAAACCCAAAGACAAATGCCCTGGAACCAGGGTTCAGTTCCTCTGGCTGCATTAGCCAGACACATGATGTCATGGAAATGATCTTTAAGGAACTTCAGGGAATAAGTCAGATTGAAACAGAACTTTCTGAACTACGAGGGCATGTCAATGCTCTCAAGCACTCCATCGATGAGATCTCTAGCAGTGTGGAGGTTGTACAAAGTGAAATTGAGCAGCTACGTACAGGGTTTGTCCAGTCCCGGAGGGAAACTAGAGACATCCATGATTATATTAAGCACTTAGGTCATATGGGTAGCAAGGCAAGCCTGAGATTTTTAAATGTGCCTGAAGACAGATTTGAATATGTTGAAAGTGTGGTGTACCAAATTCTAATAGATAAAATGGGTTTTTCAGATGCACCAAATGCTATTAAAATTGAATTTGCTCAGAGGATAGGACACCAGAGGGACTGTCCAAATGCAAAGCCTCGACCCATACTTGTGTACTTTGAAACCCCTCAGCAAAgggattctgtcttaaaaaaatcatataaactCAAAGGAACAGGCATTGGAATTTCAACAGATATTCTAACTCATgacatcagagaaagaaaagagaaagggataCCATCCTCCCAGACATATGAGAGTATGGATATGAAGTTGTCTACTCCAGAGCCAAAAATCAAGAACAATTGGCAGTCACCTGATGACAGTGATGAAGATCTTGAATCTGACCTCAATAGAAACAGTTACGCTGTGCTTTCCAAGTCAGAGCTTCCAACAAAGGGAAGTACTTCCAAGCCAAGCTCAAAATCACACAGTGCTAGATCCAAGAATAAAACTGCTAATAGCAGcagaatttcaaataaatcagATTATGATAAAATCTCCTCACAGTTGCCAGAATCAGATATCTTGGAAAAGCAAACCACAACCCATTATGCAGATGCAACACCTCTCTGGCACTCACAGAGTGATTTTTTCACTGCTAAACTTAGTCGTTCTGAATCAGATTTTTCCAAATTGTGTCAGTCTTACTCAGAGGATTTTTCAGAAAATCAGTTTTTCACTAGAACTAATGGAAGCTCTCTCCTGTCATCTTCAGACCGGGAGCTATGGCAAAGGAAACAGGAAGGAACAGCGACCCTGTATGACAGTCCCAAGGACCAGCATTTGAATGGAAGTGTTCAGGGTATCCAAGGGCAGACTGAAATTGAAAACACAGAAACTGTGGATAGTGGAATGAGTAATGGCATGGTGTGTGCATCTGGAGACCGGAGTCATTACAGTGATTCTCAGCTCTCTTTACATGAGGATCTTTCTCCATGGAAGGAATGGAATCAAGTAGAGCAAGGAGCTGATTTAGGCTTGGATTCATCCACCCAGGAAGGTTTTGATTATGAAACAAATAGTCTTTCTGAGCAACAGCTGGGTGTTTACAATAAAGACCTAGAATACTTGGGAAAGTGCCACAGTGATCTTCAAGATGACTCAGAGAGCTATGACTTAACTCAAGATGACAACTCTTCTCCATGCCCTGGCTTGGATAATGAACCACAAGGCCAATGGGTTGGCCAATATGATTCTTATCAGGGAGCTAATTCTAATGAGCTTTaccaaaatcaaaaccagttGTCCATGATGTATGGAAGTCAAAGTGAATTGCAAAGTGATGATTCAGAGGATGCCCCACCCAAATCATGGCATAGTCGATTAAGCATTGACCTTTCTGATAAGACTTTCAGCTTTCCAAAATTTGGATCTACACTGCAGAGGGCTAAATCAGCCTTGGAAGTAGTATGGAACAAAAGCACACAGAGTCTGAGTGGGTATGAGGACAGTGGCTCTTCATTAATGGGGAGATTTCGGACATTATCTCAATCAACTGCAAATGAGTCAAGTACCACACTTGACTCTGATGTCTACACGGAGCCCTATTACTATAAAGCAGAGGATGAGGAGGATTATACTGAACCAGTGGCTGATAATGAAACAGATTATGTTGAAGTGATGGAACAAGTCCTTGCTAAACTAGAAAACAGGACTAGTATTACTGAAACAGATGAACAAATGCAAGAATATGATCACCTTTTATATGAAACACCTTATGAAACTCCACAAGATGAGGGTT